In one window of Tenacibaculum mesophilum DNA:
- a CDS encoding SusD/RagB family nutrient-binding outer membrane lipoprotein: protein MKNYISLFLLALITSCTSDFEKINTNPNFPVDVEPNLLFRKVIYNYGEAMSYEGFVAGNLLSQQLTALDFNLFDRHALKSPQLGGNPWPVFYTNLRDNEIILNKAKNNPTFKVYEGPALIFKAYMAMALTDLFGDVPYSDAFNGDNKTVTPKYDTQEAIYLADGGILDSLKKGIIAIENYTGSLPLTGDVLYNGNLDSWILFANSLRIKALIRISSKQDTRKELQEIVTDGNYIANNAQNAVFNFTDGEPNNFRMARLRVGDFNNFVMSKTIEEILKELNDPRIQTFFRPSSNIPSNYNGLINGIDASKTTISLGDYSLAGFIFREHSGNLQANYMTAWETNFLLAEAAHKGLITHDAKSLYELATKQAFSYWNTNIPNDYLTTTASFDDTKALEQIITQKWIANIINGYEGWIEYRRTGFPNLNPISASLNNNLIPVRMPYPAEEASLNKINYELAAQATNGNSINFGVWWNN, encoded by the coding sequence ATGAAAAATTACATATCTCTCTTCCTATTAGCACTTATAACAAGTTGTACTAGTGATTTTGAAAAAATAAATACAAACCCTAACTTTCCTGTTGATGTAGAACCCAATTTATTATTTCGTAAAGTTATTTACAATTATGGAGAGGCAATGTCGTATGAAGGTTTTGTTGCAGGTAATTTATTAAGTCAACAACTTACTGCTTTAGATTTTAATTTATTTGATCGTCATGCTTTAAAATCACCACAATTAGGAGGGAATCCATGGCCTGTATTTTACACTAATTTAAGGGACAATGAAATTATCCTAAACAAAGCCAAAAATAATCCAACATTTAAAGTGTATGAAGGCCCTGCTTTAATTTTTAAGGCATATATGGCTATGGCTTTGACAGATCTTTTTGGAGATGTTCCCTATAGTGATGCTTTTAATGGAGATAACAAAACTGTTACTCCCAAATACGACACACAAGAAGCTATTTACTTAGCAGATGGAGGTATTTTAGATAGTTTAAAAAAGGGAATAATAGCAATTGAAAATTACACGGGTAGTTTACCGCTAACTGGCGATGTTTTATACAACGGAAATCTAGATAGCTGGATTTTATTTGCCAACTCATTACGAATAAAAGCACTCATCCGTATTTCATCAAAACAAGATACAAGAAAAGAACTTCAAGAAATTGTAACCGATGGCAACTACATTGCCAACAATGCTCAAAATGCTGTTTTTAATTTTACAGATGGAGAGCCTAATAACTTTAGAATGGCACGTTTACGAGTAGGAGATTTTAACAACTTTGTAATGTCTAAAACTATTGAAGAAATTTTAAAAGAGCTAAATGATCCTAGAATTCAAACTTTTTTTAGGCCTTCTAGTAATATTCCCAGTAATTATAACGGGTTAATTAACGGAATAGACGCTTCAAAAACCACTATTTCATTGGGAGATTATTCATTAGCTGGTTTTATTTTTAGAGAACATTCCGGAAATTTGCAAGCCAATTATATGACCGCTTGGGAAACTAATTTTTTATTAGCAGAAGCAGCTCATAAAGGTCTTATTACCCACGATGCCAAATCACTATACGAATTAGCTACCAAACAAGCCTTTAGTTATTGGAACACCAACATACCTAATGATTACCTTACAACAACTGCTAGTTTTGACGACACAAAAGCCCTTGAGCAAATTATTACACAAAAATGGATTGCTAATATTATTAACGGCTATGAAGGGTGGATAGAATATCGTAGAACTGGGTTTCCTAATCTGAACCCTATTTCAGCAAGTTTAAATAACAATTTAATTCCTGTAAGAATGCCCTATCCTGCAGAAGAAGCCTCTTTAAATAAGATAAATTACGAATTAGCTGCTCAAGCTACTAATGGTAATAGTATTAATTTTGGTGTTTGGTGGAATAACTAA